In the genome of Danio rerio strain Tuebingen ecotype United States chromosome 23, GRCz12tu, whole genome shotgun sequence, one region contains:
- the tent5ab gene encoding terminal nucleotidyltransferase 5Ab, whose protein sequence is MEETLNNLCVLNWEQVKRLDAILTESIPIHGKWNFPTLEMKPRDIVKVVRCRMEERKIHVREVRLNGSAASHVLHEDSGLGYKDLDLIFCADLKGEVEFQTVKDIVLDSLLDFLPEGVNKEKITPVTLKEAYVQKMVKVCNDSDRWSLISLSNNSGKNVELKFVDSLRRQFEFSVDSFQIRLDSLLLFYECSENPMAETFHPSIVGESVYGDFSVALDHLQRKLICTRNPEEIRGGGLLKYCHLLVRGFRAASEAEMKLLERYMCSRFFIDFSDVAEQRRKLESYLQNHFVGLENRKYEYLTTLHSVVNESTVCLMGHERRQTLSLITMLAVRVLAEQNVIPNVANVTCYYQPAPYIADGNFSNYYIAQVQPMYACQPTHTFSPWLPCN, encoded by the exons ATGGAGGAGACTCTAAATAACCTGTGCGTGCTGAACTGGGAGCAGGTGAAGCGTCTGGATGCCATCCTTACCGAGTCCATCCCCATTCACGGCAAGTGGAACTTCCCTACCCTGGAGATGAAACCCAGGGACATCGTTAAAGTGGTGCGGTGTCGCATGGAGGAGCGCAAGATCCACGTCCGGGAGGTCCGGCTGAACGGCTCCGCGGCCAGTCACGTTCTCCATGAGGACAGCGGTTTGGGCTACAAGGACCTGGATCTCATATTTTGCGCTGATCTGAAAGGAGAAGTGGAGTTTCAGACTGTCAAAGACATCGTTCTGGATTCCCTCTTGGATTTCCTGCCTGAGGGAGTGAATAAAGAGAAAATTACCCCGGTGACATTAAAG GAGGCTTATGTGCAGAAGATGGTGAAAGTGTGTAACGATTCAGACCGATGGAGTCTAATCTCACTTTCCAACAATAGCGGGAAGAACGTTGAACTGAAGTTTGTGGATTCCCTCCGGCGTCAGTTTGAGTTCAGCGTCGACTCCTTCCAGATCCGCCTGGATTCCCTCCTCCTCTTCTACGAGTGCTCTGAAAACCCCATGGCCGAGACGTTCCACCCTTCCATTGTGGGAGAGAGCGTTTACGGAGACTTCAGCGTAGCCTTGGACCACCTACAACGAAAACTGATCTGCACGCGAAATCCGGAGGAGATCCGCGGCGGTGGCTTGCTGAAATACTGCCACCTACTGGTTCGAGGTTTCCGTGCCGCTTCCGAAGCTGAAATGAAGCTTCTCGAACGCTACATGTGCTCTCGATTCTTCATCGATTTCTCAGACGTGGCGGAGCAGAGGCGAAAACTGGAGTCCTATCTGCAGAATCACTTTGTGGGATTGGAGAACCGGAAGTACGAGTATCTGACCACGCTGCATAGTGTGGTCAATGAAAGTACTGTATGTCTCATGGGACATGAGCGGCGACAAACTCTGAGCCTCATCACCATGCTGGCGGTACGGGTTCTAGCAGAGCAGAACGTGATTCCCAATGTGGCGAACGTCACCTGCTATTATCAGCCTGCGCCGTACATTGCTGATGGCAACTTTAGCAATTATTACATTGCTCAGGTGCAGCCGATGTACGCCTGccaacccacacacacattctcccCGTGGTTGCCCTGCAACTGA
- the tent5ab gene encoding terminal nucleotidyltransferase 5Ab isoform X1: protein MVKVCNDSDRWSLISLSNNSGKNVELKFVDSLRRQFEFSVDSFQIRLDSLLLFYECSENPMAETFHPSIVGESVYGDFSVALDHLQRKLICTRNPEEIRGGGLLKYCHLLVRGFRAASEAEMKLLERYMCSRFFIDFSDVAEQRRKLESYLQNHFVGLENRKYEYLTTLHSVVNESTVCLMGHERRQTLSLITMLAVRVLAEQNVIPNVANVTCYYQPAPYIADGNFSNYYIAQVQPMYACQPTHTFSPWLPCN from the coding sequence ATGGTGAAAGTGTGTAACGATTCAGACCGATGGAGTCTAATCTCACTTTCCAACAATAGCGGGAAGAACGTTGAACTGAAGTTTGTGGATTCCCTCCGGCGTCAGTTTGAGTTCAGCGTCGACTCCTTCCAGATCCGCCTGGATTCCCTCCTCCTCTTCTACGAGTGCTCTGAAAACCCCATGGCCGAGACGTTCCACCCTTCCATTGTGGGAGAGAGCGTTTACGGAGACTTCAGCGTAGCCTTGGACCACCTACAACGAAAACTGATCTGCACGCGAAATCCGGAGGAGATCCGCGGCGGTGGCTTGCTGAAATACTGCCACCTACTGGTTCGAGGTTTCCGTGCCGCTTCCGAAGCTGAAATGAAGCTTCTCGAACGCTACATGTGCTCTCGATTCTTCATCGATTTCTCAGACGTGGCGGAGCAGAGGCGAAAACTGGAGTCCTATCTGCAGAATCACTTTGTGGGATTGGAGAACCGGAAGTACGAGTATCTGACCACGCTGCATAGTGTGGTCAATGAAAGTACTGTATGTCTCATGGGACATGAGCGGCGACAAACTCTGAGCCTCATCACCATGCTGGCGGTACGGGTTCTAGCAGAGCAGAACGTGATTCCCAATGTGGCGAACGTCACCTGCTATTATCAGCCTGCGCCGTACATTGCTGATGGCAACTTTAGCAATTATTACATTGCTCAGGTGCAGCCGATGTACGCCTGccaacccacacacacattctcccCGTGGTTGCCCTGCAACTGA